The following DNA comes from Cellulomonas soli.
TGTGGGCCCGGCCCGCTAGCGTGTGCCGCATGCGGCTGGCCACCTGGAACATCAACTCGATCCGAGCGCGCCTCGACCGCGCCCTGGCGTTCGTCGAGCGCTCCGGCGTCGACGTCCTCGCGCTGCAGGAGACCAAGTGCAAGGATGATCAGTTCCCGCGCGAACCGTTCGAACAGCTCGGCTACGAGGTCGTGACCAGCGGCTTCAGCCAGTGGAACGGCGTCGCGATCCTGTCCCGCGTCGGCCTGGCCGACGTCGAGGTCGGCTTCCCCGGGCAGCCCACGTTCGGCGACCCGGGCGTCGTCGAGGCCCGCGCCCTCGGCGCCACCTGCGGCGGCGTACGCGTCTGGAGCCTCTACGTCCCCAACGGGCGCGACCTCGCCGACCCGCACTACGCCTACAAGCTCGACTGGCTCGCCCGGCTCCGCGACCAGGCCGGGCAGTGGCTCGCCGACGACCCCGGCCTGCAGGCGGCGCTCGTCGGCGACTGGAACATCGCCCCGCTCGACACCGACGTCTGGGACCTGGAGTTCTTCGCCGGGAAGACGCACGTCACCCCGGCCGAGCGCGAGGCCTTCCGCGCCTTCGCCGAGGCCGGCTGGACCGAGGTCTCCCGCGAGCACGTGCCCGCCGAGCACACCTACACGTACTGGGACTACCAGCAGCTGCGCTTCCCCAAGAACCAGGGCATGCGCATCGACCTCACGTACGCCACGCCGGCCCTCGCTGCACGCGTGACCGGCGTCTCGATCGAGCGCGTCGAGCGCAAGGGCAAGACCCCGTCCGACCACGTCCCCGTCGTGCTCGATCTCGCAGACTGAGATATCGGTCATATCGGACACCTCCGAGCGGGTGAGACCTACCCACAACGGCGCCTCTCGACCCTCCGGCTCCACTAGGTTGCACGCATGAGCAACGATCCCGGGAGCAGCGGCGAGACGCCCGCCACCGAACCGAACGCCTACGCCGCCCCGACCCCGGAGGTCGACGCCCCGACCGCACCGGTGCCCCCCGCGGGCGCCTCCTACTCTGCGCCACCCGCCCCCAGCGGGTACGAGGCCGTGCCCCAGGCGCCCGCCTCGAACGTCCCCGTCCCGCCGGCCTACGGCGCCCCGGCCGCGCCCGTCTACGGCGCCCCCGCCGCACCCGGCTACGGCCAGCAGCCGACCCAGCCGTTCGGGGCACAGCCCCCCGCCGCGCAGCCGTACGGAGCACAGCCCTACGGCGCGCAGCCTCCCGCCGGGCAGCCCTACGGCGGCGCCCCGCAGGCACCGCAGTACGGCGCGCAGCCGCAGTACGGGACGCCCTACGGCGCAGCCGCCGGCGGCTACGAGCAGCAGTACGCCGCACCCCCGAAGACCGACGGCCTGGCCATCGCCTCGCTCGTCACGAGCCTCCTCGGCTTCTCGGCGATCGGCCTCGGCCTGGGCATCGGCGCGCTGCGGCGCATCAAGCGCACCGGAGCGGGCGGGCGCGGGCTGGCGATCGCCGGCATCGTGATCGGCGCGGTGTGGATCGCGGCAGTCCTCGCCTTCGTGCTCTTCACGTTCGTCCTCGGCGCGAGCGGCGCCTTCGACGACATCGAGAGCGTCGACACCGGCACCTCGACGTGGGACGACGGCACGGACACGACCGACGACACAGCCGACGACACGGCCGACGGCTCCACCGACGGCGACGTCTACATGGACCTGGACGACACCGTCCTGCCCGACTACTCGCTGGTCACCGGGCTCCAGGTCGGCACCTGCCTGATGTACTCCGGGACGTACGACCTGAGCGGTTCCGAGCAGGTCGACTGCTCCGAGGTGCACGACATGGAGATCGTCTCCCTCATCGAGATGAGCGGTCCCGTCGAGCTGTCGCTGTCCGCCCCGGACGCCGCCTGGCAGCAGGCCTCGACGGCGTGCGAGTCCCAGGTCGAGGACGCGGCCCCGGGCCTGCAGGACAGCAACGGGTGGGCCGAGCTCTACTACCCGCACCCCGACCAGTACGCGGCGGGCATCACCACCGCCTACTGCACGTTCACGTCGTCCGGCACCGACCTGACCGGGTCGATCGCGGCGGGCACGCTGAGCCTGACCTCGAGCGGAGCCTGACCTGACGTCCGACCAGCCCGGGTACCCCGAGCCGTACTACGCGCCGGGGTGGACGGCGGCGTCCCTGGAGCGTCCGCGCACCGAGGGGACCGCCGTCGCCGCCCTGGTCACGGGCCTGCTGGGCCTCGGCCCGGTGGCGCTCGTGCTCGGGCTGGTCGGACTTCACCGCATCCGCACCCACGGGACGCGCGGACGCGGGCTCGCGATCGCGGGCGTCGTGCTGGGCGCGCTCGGCACGGTGCTCGCCGTGGTCGGGGTGACGATCGCGGTGCTCGTCGTCCGGGCGAGCTCGCCGCTGCCGTCGGACGTCGCCGCGCCGCGCGACGCGCACGTCCAGCAGCTCGTCACCGGCAACTGCCTGTCCGCACTGCCCACCCCCGCCGCCGACGGCACCGTCGACACGGTGCACGTCGTCCCCTGCGCGCAGGACCACGCGGCGCAGGTCGTCTCCGAGTTCGCGTTCGACCCGGACGCCGTGTGGCCCGGGCAGGCCGCGGCCGACGCCCGCGTCGCCCGGTCGTGCGTGCTCAGCGCCGAGGAGACCGCGGCGGGAGCGAGTGCCCTGGCCTGGGCGCCGACCGAGGAGGGCTGGTCCACGGGCGACCGCACCGGGCTGTGCGTCGTCGTCGTCCCCGGGACTACCTGACCGACCCGGCTCGGACCGGCTCGACCGGCCCGGATCGACCGACCCGCCTCAGGCCGGGCGGCGGTACGACTCGAGGTGCAGGCGCAGCAGGCCGACCATGTCGACCCGGTCCTCCCCCCGGTCTGCCTCCAGCAGCCACTGGATCTGCAACCCGTCCATGACGGCCACGAGCGTGCGCGCGGCCGCGACGACGTCCACGCCCGGTCGCAGGGTCCCGCGTGCGCGCCACTGCTCGAGACCGTCGGCGAACGAGGCGATCGTGTCGTCGTACCGGCGTCGGAAGTACGCGTGCGCCGGGTGCTCCGGGCTCGTGGCCTCGGCGGACAGCGTCGCGAACAGCTCGACGATGTGCGGGCGACCCGCGTTCCTGTCGGCGATCTGCACGAGTGACTCGACCAGGTCCGCGCCCTGGGCCAGGGCACGGTCGAGCGCCGCGCCGTCGACCTCGTCGCGCCGCGCGAGCACGGCCTCGAGCAGGGCGACCTTCGTCGGGAAGTGGTGCAGCAGGCCCGGGTGCGAGATGCCGACCCGTGCCGAGATCTCACGCAGCGAGGCCGTGTGGAAGCCGACCTCGGCGAACAGCGCGGTGGCCGCGTCGACGATCTCCCGGCGCGTCGCGCGCCCCTTGGCGTAGCCGCCGCTGCGCGCCGACGAGCGGACGGTCCCGGGCGCGCTGCCGGACGCGACCCGGGGCGAGGGAGATCCGCCGACGCGCGACGGCGCCGGCTCGGTACCGGGTGCGGTGTCCGTGGACATGCGCCCAGCATCGCAGGCAGCGGGGTCCACGCGTGGGGGCCCCGCGGCGCGGCACCGCCGGAACCCCGGACCCGCCTCGCTGGTCGGCGGCCGCCTCAGCGGGCGGAGACCACCAGGCCGCCCGCGTCCGCGTCGGCGTTCAGGTCGACCTCGACGGTCTGGCCGTCGTGGATCTCGCCGGCCAGCAGGCGTCGGGCCAGCTGGTCCCCGATCTCGCGCTGCACGAGCCGGCGCAGCGGCCGGGCGCCGTAGGCCGGGTCGTACCCCTCCAGCGCGAGCCACTCGCGTGCGGCCGGGCTGACCTCGAGCGTGAGCCGCCGGTCGGCCAGGCGGGTGCCGAGCGCGGCGACCTGCAGCTCGACGATCTCGCCGATCTCGGCCAGCGAGAGCGGGTCGAAGAGCACGACGTCGTCGAGCCGGTTGAGGAACTCGGGCTTGAAGGCACCGCGGACGGCCGCCATCACGGCGTCCTTCTTCGCGGTGGCGTCCAGTAGCGGGTCGACGAGGAACTGCGAGCCGAGGTTCGAGGTGAGCACGAGGATGACGTTCCGGAAGTCGACCGTGCGGCCCTGGCCGTCGGTGAGCCGCCCGTCGTCGAGCACCTGCAGCAGGATGTCGAACACCTCGGGGTGCGCCTTCTCGATCTCGTCGAGCAGCACGACGCCGTAGGGGCGGCGGCGCACGGCCTCGGTGAGCTGGCCGCCCTCCTCGTAGCCGACGTACCCGGGAGGGGCACCGACCAGGCGGGCGACCGTGTGCTTCTCGGAGTACTCGGACATGTCGATGCGGACCATGGCGCGCTCGTCGTCGAACAGGAAGTCCGCGAGCGCCTTGGCCAGCTCGGTCTTGCCGACACCGGTGGGCCCGAGGAACAGGAAGGAACCTGTGGGCCGGTCGGGGTCGGAGATGCCGGCGCGTGCCCGGCGCACGGCGTCGGACACGGCGGCCACGGCCGGCTTCTGGCCGATGAGCCGTTCGCCGAGCACGTCCTCCATGCGCAGCAGCTTCGCGGACTCGCCCTCGAGCAGGCGGCCGGCGGGGATGCCCGTCCAGGCGGAGACGACCTCGGCGATCTCGTCGGGTCCGACGTTCTCGGCGATCATCGGCGTGGTCTCGGCGACGGCGTCCGCATCGGCCTCGGTGGCCTCCGCGGCGGCGATCTCCTTCTCGACGGTGGGGATCTCGCCGTACAGGAGGCGGCCCGCGGCGGCCAGGTCGCCCTCGCGCTGGGCACGCTCGGCGTCGGCGCGCAGCTGGTCGAGCCGGACGCGCAGGTCACCGACGCGGTTGTGCCCGGCCTTCTCCTTCTCCCAGCGGGCGGTCAGCCCGGCGAGCTCCTCGCGACGGTCGGCCAGGTCGGCGCGCAGCTTGGCCAGGCGCTCGGCGCTGCCGGGGTCGGTCGCCTCGGACAGCACGACCTCCTCCATCTCCAGGCGGGTCACGGCACGCTGCAGGGCGTCGATCTCGACGGGCGAGGAGTCGAGCTCCATGCGCAGGCGCGAGGCGGCCTCGTCGACCAGGTCGATGGCCTTGTCGGGCAGCTGGCGGCCGGTGATGTAGCGGTCGGACAGCGCGGCGGCGGCCACGAGCGCGGAGTCGGCGATGGTCACCTTGTGGTGCGCCTCGTACCGGGCCTTGAGGCCGCGCAGGATCGCGACGGTGTCCTCGACGGAGGGCTCGCCGACGAAGACCTGCTGGAAGCGGCGCTCGAGCGCCGGGTCCTTCTCGATGCGCTCGCGGTACTCGTCGAGCGTGGTCGCGCCGACCAGGCGCAGCTCGCCACGGGCGAGCATGGGCTTGAGCATGTTGCCTGCGTCCATGGCGCCCTCGGAGCCGCCGCCGGCGCCGACGACGGTGTGCAGCTCGTCGATGAAGGTGACGATCTGACCCTCGGACTCGGTGATCTCCTTGAGGACGGACTTCAGGCGCTCCTCGAACTCGCCGCGGTACTTGGCGCCGGCGACCATGGCGGCCAGGTCGAGCGAGACCAGACGCTTGCCGCGCAGGGACTCGGGGACGTCCCCGGCGACGATGCGCTGCGCGAGGCCCTCGACGACGGCGGTCTTGCCGACACCGGGCTCGCCGATGAGCACGGGGTTGTTCTTGGTGCGGCGCGAGAGCACCTGGATGACGCGGCGGATCTCGGCGTCGCGGCCGATGACCGGGTCGAGCTTGCCGTCGCGGGCGGACTGCGTGAGGTCGATCGAGTACTTCTCGAGCGCCTTGTACGTGCCCTCGGGGTTGGGGCTGTCGACCTTGGCCGAGCCGCGCACCGCGGGCAGCGCGGCCGCGAGCGCGTCACGGGACGCCCCGGCGCCGCGCAGCGCGTCGGCGATGCCGGACTGCCCCGCGGCGAGGCCGAGCAGCAGGTGCTCGGTGGAGACGTAGTCGTCGCCCAGCGCACGGGCCTCGGACGAGGCGGCCTGGATCGCTGTGTTGAGCTGGCGGGACGCGACGGGCTGGCTGACGGTGTCGCCCGAGGACGCGGGCAGGTTCATCAGCGCGGCGCGGACCGCACGGCCGAGCGCGGTGCGGTCGGCGCCCACGGCGTCGAGCAGCCCGACGGCGACGCCGCCGTCCTGCGCGAGCAGCGCGTTGAGCACGTGCGCGGGCTCGACCTGCGGGTTGCCCGCGGCGGACGCCTGCTGGATGGCGTCGCCGAGGGCCGCCTGGGACCTGGTGGTGAACTTGGCGTCCACGGGACCTCCGGGTGACTACGTGACGGGACTGCTGCTCGGCGGAACGGCGGCGAAGTTGAGTCTATTCCGCTCAACCTTCGCCTGCGCGCCAGGACGCACCGCAGCCGACCGAACCGACCCCGGGCCGACGCCCCGCGGTCACCGACTGCTCACCCGGATGTCGTCGACCCGCAACACACCGGCCCTAGCGTCAGGAGCACCGACGACGAAAGGGCACCGATGACCCTCACGCTGACGCTCGTGCGTCATGGCCAGACCTACCTCAACGCGCGCCGCCTCCTGCAGGGGTGGAGCGACTCGCCGCTCACGCGCACCGGCCGGGCCGGGGTGCGGACCACCGCCGCGCACCTCGCCGACCAGACCTTCACGGGCGCGTACTGCTCGCCGTCCGGACGGGCCGTGGCCACCGCGACCGAGATCGTGCGGCACCACGACGACCTGCGGCTGCGCACCGACAAGGACCTGCGCGAGCTGCACTTCGGCGCCTACGAGCGCCGGCCCGAGCACGAGCTCGACGCGCTCGCCCCCTGGCACGAGCTCGTGCCGTCCATGCTCGACGGCACCCACCCGGGCCTGCCCGGCGGCGAGTCGGGCCACGACTACATGACCCGCCTCCAGGCGGCGTTCGACCGGATCGTGGAGGCGCACCCCACCGGGCACGTCCTCGTCGTCGGGCACGGGCTCACGCTCGGCGCCTGGCTCGCGACCGTCGACCCCGCGCTCGGTCTCGTCGCCCTGCCCAACGCGAGCGTGTCGACCGTGCGGGTCGACGACGACGGCGGCCGGCAGGTGCTCACCGCGGGGACCGACGTCGCCGCGCAAGGTTTCGGCAGCGCCCGCAGCGTCCCGACACCGGCCCGGACCGCGGTCCCGGTGCCCGCGGCCTGAACCCACGTCGTCCGGACCCGCGGGGTCGCACCGGCCGTGGCACGATCGCCGCATGGCCGACGTCGACGTCCTCGGGCCCGGATGGACCGCCCGCACCCTGCCGCTGCGACCCGACGGGCTCGGTGACGGCACCTCGCCCGTCGCGACGCTCGTCTCGCGGGTCACCGACGCACCGCAGCGGCGGGCGGTGCTCTACGTGCACGGGTTCGTCGACTACTTCTTCCACGACCACGTCGGCACCGCCCTGGCGGCGCACGGCTACGAGCCGTACGCGCTCGACCTGCGCGACTACGGCCGGTCGATCCGGCCCGGGCGCGACCCGAACTTCACGACCGACCTGTCCGTCTACGCCGAGGAGATCGACGCAGCCGTCCGCGAGCTGCGCACCCGGCACGAGCAGGTCGTGCTGCTCGGGCACTCGACCGGCGGGCTGATCGCCGCGCTGTGGGCCGACGCCCGCCGCGGGGAGCACCTGCTCGACGCCGTCGTGCTCAACAGCCCGTGGCTCGACCTGCGCGGCTCGTGGCTCGAGAGGGTCGTGCTCACCCCGGTGCTCGACCTCGTCGGCCGGCTCGCACCCCGGCTCGTCGTGTCGCACCTCGCGCCGTACTACGGGCGGGCGCTGCACCGGGACACCGGCGGGGAGTGGGACTACGACCTGGCGTGGAAGCCGCTCGACGGGTTCCCGGTGCGGGCCGGGTTCGTGCGGACCGTGCGCCGCGGGCACGCCCGGGTCGCCCGGGGGCTGGCCATCGACTGCCCGGTGCTCGTGCTCGCCTCGGACGCGGCCGGACCCGACGACCGCGAGCACGACGCGCTGCTGACCAGCGACTGCGTGCTCGACCCCGCGCAGATGGTCGCGCGCGCGCCGCTGCTCGGGCCGGACGTCACGGTCGTGCAGGTCCCGGGCGGGGCGCACGACCTGGCCCTGTCCGCGGGACCCGCACGGCAGCGCTACCTGGAGGAGGTCGTGGGCTTCCTCGACGCACGGCTCGGGGTCGCCGCCGCCGGCTGACCGTGCGGCTCGACGGCCGGGCGAGCAGGCGTCCGTAGGCTTGGCGACCGTGAACCTCCCGTCCGACGCGTTCCGGCACGTCGCCGCCCGACCCCACGAGCCGCTGCGCACCTTCCACCCGCGCCGCTCCGTGCTCGGGCACGACCGCGAGGACGCGCTCGACCGGCTCTGGCCCCGGTGGGGCTTCTCGGTGCACGACGAGGACCGTGGGACCGCGCCGCTGACCGAGGCCGGCACGCTCGACACCGAGGCGCTGTTCGGCCGACGCGCGCCCGTGGTCCTCGAGATCGGCTCCGGCATGGGCGAGACGACCGCCGCCATGGCCGCCGCCGACCCCGGACGGGACTACCTGGCGGTCGAGGCGCACCTGCCGGGCATCGCGAACCTCCTGCTGCTCGTCGACCGTGCGGGCCTGACGAACGTGCGGGTCGCCCACGGCGACGCGCTCGACCTGGTCCGCCGGCACCTGCCCGAGGGGAGCCTCGACGCGGTGCACGTGTTCTTCCCCGACCCCTGGCCCAAGGCCCGGCACCACAAGCGGCGGATCATCCAGCCGGTGCACGTCGCCCTGCTGCGCTCGCGGCTGAGGATCGGCGGCGCGCTGCACTGCGCGACCGACTGGCTCGAGTACGCCGAGTCGATGCGCGAGACGCTCGAGGCGGACCCCGGCCTGGACAACCCGGCGGCACCCGTCGGCGGGTTCGTCGCGCGCCCTGCGCACCGGCCGGTCACCAAGTTCGAGCAGCGCGGGCTCGACCTCGGGCACGAGGTGCGGGACCTCGTGGTGCACCGGGTCCGCTGAGCATCGGCCGACCGGGTGACGCGTCCCGCTCGGGTGTCGGATCACCGCCGGTGGTGCTGAGATGGCCGCAGAGGTCCGTCCGCAGGTCGGACCCCTGCGCGGAGGAGCGACGATGACGATCCACCTCGACCACTGGCCGCCGGGAACGCCCGCCTGGGCCGACATCACGGTCCCCGACCTGCAGATCGCCCGGGACTTCTACGGCGGCCTGTTCGGCTGGGAGTTCGAGGTCGGCGGACCCGAGACCGGCGGGTACACGCAGGCGCTCGTCGACGGGCACCGCGTCGTCGGCCTCAGCGAGCCGATGGGCGAGGAGCCTGCACCGCCGCCCGCCTGGTGCCTGTACCTGGCGACCGAGGACGTCGAGGCCGCGACCGAGCGCGCACAGGGGCTCGGCGCCCAGGTGATCTTCCCCGTCATGCAGGTGATGGGCTTCGGCCGCATGGCGATCCTCACCGACCCGACCGGTGCGGTGTTCGGGCTGTGGGAGCCGGGCACGCACAACGGGTGGCAGGTCGTCGACGAGCCCGGCTCCCCCGCGTGGAGCGAGCTCATGTCGCACGACCAGCCTGCGGCCGTCACGTTCTACACCCGCCTGTTCGACCTCACCACGGAGGACATGAGCACCGACGGCTTCCAGTACGCCTCGCTGCACCACGACGGGGCCGCGGTGGTCGGCGTCGGCGGCTACGGCGAGAGCGTGGACGCAGCGGTCCCGGCGGCCTGGACCCTGTACTTCTCCGCGGCCGACGTCGACGCGAGCGTCGCGCGGGTCGTGGAAGGTGGCGGGTCGGTCGTCCGCCCGCCCGAGGACACCCCGTACGGCCGCCTGGCGCTCGTCGCAGGCCCGTTCGGGGAGGTGTTCGCACTCATCGAGTCCGACGCGGCATCCGTCTGACAGGCGCCGCCCAGGTCGCCCACCCCCGTCGTCCGTACGCTGGCGCCGTGAGTCAGCCCTCCGGCAGCACCCCGCCCTCCTCGTTCCGCCTGCTGCTCGTCCCGGGCGTGAACCCGGACCGTTGGCTGCGCGTGTGGGCCGAGCGGCTGCCCGACGTGCCCGTCGAGCTCGTGCACGTCGAACCGCGCGACCAGCTCGCCGGCCTGCACGAGCATCGTGCCGATGCCGGGCTCGTGCGTCTGCCGATCGACCGCACGGGGTTGCAGGTCGTCGAGCTGTGGACCGAGCAGACCGTCGTCGTGGTCCCGCGCGACCACCTGCTCACGGTCGTCGAGGAGGTCGACCCGGCCGACCTGGCCGACGAGACGCTGCTCGTGCCCGACGACGACCTCGTCGGCTGGTCCGACGCCCCCGGACGACGAGCGCTCGGACCGGCGCCGGCGACCACCCGGGACGCGGTCGACCTGGTGCAGGCCGGGACGGGTGTCCTGCTCGTGCCGCAGTCGGTCGCACGCCTGCACCACCGGGCCGAGCTGACGTACCGACCGGTCACCGGGGCGCCGACCACGGGGGTCGGGCTGGCCTGGCTCGTCGAGCAGGACGACGAGCTCGTGCAGGAGCTCGTCGGGATCGTCCGGGGGCGGACGGCCGGAAGCTCGCGCGGCCGGGGCGAGACGGTCCGCAGCTCGGGTGCCAGCACCCGAGCCCGCCCGGATGCTCAGCGGCACAAAGACTCACGGCCGCGCCGCGGGCACCGATCGGGGAGGTGAACGCACGGACGCGCGCGAAGGTCGTCGCGTCCACGAGGACGGGAGGCGGTGACCGCCGATGGACGACGCGCGTGAAGCACTCGAAGCACGCCTCGCCCAGCTCGAGGCCGTCATCGAACGCGCCCCCGTCGGCATCGGCGTGGTCGACCTCGAGGGCCGCACACCGATCACCAACGCCCACCTGCGGCGCATGCTCGGCTACTCCGCCGAGGAGTTCGCCGCGATCCCGTTCGCCACGTACTCCCACCCCGAGGACAACGAGCGCAACCAGAAGCTCTGGGACCGCATGCTCAACGGCGAGATCGACGACTTCGCCATGGAGAAGCGGTTCGTCCGCAAGGACGGCACGCTGGTCTGGGCCGAGCTGACCGTCTCCCTCGTGCGGGACGGGCTGCCCGAGCCGTACGCGATCGGCATGTCCCAGGACATCACCGTCCGCAAGCGCCTCGAGTCCGAGCTGCGGGCCGCCGAGCTGCGTTCGCGCCTGCTCGTCGAACGCGTGCCCGCGGTCGTGTACATCAGCGAGCCCGGCGCGGCGGGGGCGTGGCACTACGTCAGCCCGCAGATCGAACGCATGCTCGGCTACACGCCCGAGGAGTGGATGGGCGACGCCAGCCTGTGGTTCTCCCGCATCCACCCGGCCGACCGCGAGTTCGTGCTCGACCGCACCGTCGAGATCGTGTCGAGCGAGCACGGCCAGCTGAACTCCAGCACGTACCGGCTCACGCACCAGGACGGGCGGACCGTGTGGGTCCGCGACGACTCGGTCGTGCTGCGCGACCCCTCGGGGCGCGTCGCGT
Coding sequences within:
- a CDS encoding TetR/AcrR family transcriptional regulator, translated to MSTDTAPGTEPAPSRVGGSPSPRVASGSAPGTVRSSARSGGYAKGRATRREIVDAATALFAEVGFHTASLREISARVGISHPGLLHHFPTKVALLEAVLARRDEVDGAALDRALAQGADLVESLVQIADRNAGRPHIVELFATLSAEATSPEHPAHAYFRRRYDDTIASFADGLEQWRARGTLRPGVDVVAAARTLVAVMDGLQIQWLLEADRGEDRVDMVGLLRLHLESYRRPA
- the clpB gene encoding ATP-dependent chaperone ClpB, which encodes MDAKFTTRSQAALGDAIQQASAAGNPQVEPAHVLNALLAQDGGVAVGLLDAVGADRTALGRAVRAALMNLPASSGDTVSQPVASRQLNTAIQAASSEARALGDDYVSTEHLLLGLAAGQSGIADALRGAGASRDALAAALPAVRGSAKVDSPNPEGTYKALEKYSIDLTQSARDGKLDPVIGRDAEIRRVIQVLSRRTKNNPVLIGEPGVGKTAVVEGLAQRIVAGDVPESLRGKRLVSLDLAAMVAGAKYRGEFEERLKSVLKEITESEGQIVTFIDELHTVVGAGGGSEGAMDAGNMLKPMLARGELRLVGATTLDEYRERIEKDPALERRFQQVFVGEPSVEDTVAILRGLKARYEAHHKVTIADSALVAAAALSDRYITGRQLPDKAIDLVDEAASRLRMELDSSPVEIDALQRAVTRLEMEEVVLSEATDPGSAERLAKLRADLADRREELAGLTARWEKEKAGHNRVGDLRVRLDQLRADAERAQREGDLAAAGRLLYGEIPTVEKEIAAAEATEADADAVAETTPMIAENVGPDEIAEVVSAWTGIPAGRLLEGESAKLLRMEDVLGERLIGQKPAVAAVSDAVRRARAGISDPDRPTGSFLFLGPTGVGKTELAKALADFLFDDERAMVRIDMSEYSEKHTVARLVGAPPGYVGYEEGGQLTEAVRRRPYGVVLLDEIEKAHPEVFDILLQVLDDGRLTDGQGRTVDFRNVILVLTSNLGSQFLVDPLLDATAKKDAVMAAVRGAFKPEFLNRLDDVVLFDPLSLAEIGEIVELQVAALGTRLADRRLTLEVSPAAREWLALEGYDPAYGARPLRRLVQREIGDQLARRLLAGEIHDGQTVEVDLNADADAGGLVVSAR
- a CDS encoding alpha/beta hydrolase, coding for MADVDVLGPGWTARTLPLRPDGLGDGTSPVATLVSRVTDAPQRRAVLYVHGFVDYFFHDHVGTALAAHGYEPYALDLRDYGRSIRPGRDPNFTTDLSVYAEEIDAAVRELRTRHEQVVLLGHSTGGLIAALWADARRGEHLLDAVVLNSPWLDLRGSWLERVVLTPVLDLVGRLAPRLVVSHLAPYYGRALHRDTGGEWDYDLAWKPLDGFPVRAGFVRTVRRGHARVARGLAIDCPVLVLASDAAGPDDREHDALLTSDCVLDPAQMVARAPLLGPDVTVVQVPGGAHDLALSAGPARQRYLEEVVGFLDARLGVAAAG
- a CDS encoding histidine phosphatase family protein, which translates into the protein MTLTLTLVRHGQTYLNARRLLQGWSDSPLTRTGRAGVRTTAAHLADQTFTGAYCSPSGRAVATATEIVRHHDDLRLRTDKDLRELHFGAYERRPEHELDALAPWHELVPSMLDGTHPGLPGGESGHDYMTRLQAAFDRIVEAHPTGHVLVVGHGLTLGAWLATVDPALGLVALPNASVSTVRVDDDGGRQVLTAGTDVAAQGFGSARSVPTPARTAVPVPAA
- a CDS encoding DUF4190 domain-containing protein, whose product is MSNDPGSSGETPATEPNAYAAPTPEVDAPTAPVPPAGASYSAPPAPSGYEAVPQAPASNVPVPPAYGAPAAPVYGAPAAPGYGQQPTQPFGAQPPAAQPYGAQPYGAQPPAGQPYGGAPQAPQYGAQPQYGTPYGAAAGGYEQQYAAPPKTDGLAIASLVTSLLGFSAIGLGLGIGALRRIKRTGAGGRGLAIAGIVIGAVWIAAVLAFVLFTFVLGASGAFDDIESVDTGTSTWDDGTDTTDDTADDTADGSTDGDVYMDLDDTVLPDYSLVTGLQVGTCLMYSGTYDLSGSEQVDCSEVHDMEIVSLIEMSGPVELSLSAPDAAWQQASTACESQVEDAAPGLQDSNGWAELYYPHPDQYAAGITTAYCTFTSSGTDLTGSIAAGTLSLTSSGA
- the trmB gene encoding tRNA (guanosine(46)-N7)-methyltransferase TrmB; translation: MNLPSDAFRHVAARPHEPLRTFHPRRSVLGHDREDALDRLWPRWGFSVHDEDRGTAPLTEAGTLDTEALFGRRAPVVLEIGSGMGETTAAMAAADPGRDYLAVEAHLPGIANLLLLVDRAGLTNVRVAHGDALDLVRRHLPEGSLDAVHVFFPDPWPKARHHKRRIIQPVHVALLRSRLRIGGALHCATDWLEYAESMRETLEADPGLDNPAAPVGGFVARPAHRPVTKFEQRGLDLGHEVRDLVVHRVR
- a CDS encoding LysR family substrate-binding domain-containing protein; this encodes MSQPSGSTPPSSFRLLLVPGVNPDRWLRVWAERLPDVPVELVHVEPRDQLAGLHEHRADAGLVRLPIDRTGLQVVELWTEQTVVVVPRDHLLTVVEEVDPADLADETLLVPDDDLVGWSDAPGRRALGPAPATTRDAVDLVQAGTGVLLVPQSVARLHHRAELTYRPVTGAPTTGVGLAWLVEQDDELVQELVGIVRGRTAGSSRGRGETVRSSGASTRARPDAQRHKDSRPRRGHRSGR
- a CDS encoding DUF4190 domain-containing protein yields the protein MVTGLLGLGPVALVLGLVGLHRIRTHGTRGRGLAIAGVVLGALGTVLAVVGVTIAVLVVRASSPLPSDVAAPRDAHVQQLVTGNCLSALPTPAADGTVDTVHVVPCAQDHAAQVVSEFAFDPDAVWPGQAAADARVARSCVLSAEETAAGASALAWAPTEEGWSTGDRTGLCVVVVPGTT
- a CDS encoding VOC family protein; the encoded protein is MTIHLDHWPPGTPAWADITVPDLQIARDFYGGLFGWEFEVGGPETGGYTQALVDGHRVVGLSEPMGEEPAPPPAWCLYLATEDVEAATERAQGLGAQVIFPVMQVMGFGRMAILTDPTGAVFGLWEPGTHNGWQVVDEPGSPAWSELMSHDQPAAVTFYTRLFDLTTEDMSTDGFQYASLHHDGAAVVGVGGYGESVDAAVPAAWTLYFSAADVDASVARVVEGGGSVVRPPEDTPYGRLALVAGPFGEVFALIESDAASV
- a CDS encoding exodeoxyribonuclease III, with product MRLATWNINSIRARLDRALAFVERSGVDVLALQETKCKDDQFPREPFEQLGYEVVTSGFSQWNGVAILSRVGLADVEVGFPGQPTFGDPGVVEARALGATCGGVRVWSLYVPNGRDLADPHYAYKLDWLARLRDQAGQWLADDPGLQAALVGDWNIAPLDTDVWDLEFFAGKTHVTPAEREAFRAFAEAGWTEVSREHVPAEHTYTYWDYQQLRFPKNQGMRIDLTYATPALAARVTGVSIERVERKGKTPSDHVPVVLDLAD
- a CDS encoding diguanylate cyclase domain-containing protein; translation: MDDAREALEARLAQLEAVIERAPVGIGVVDLEGRTPITNAHLRRMLGYSAEEFAAIPFATYSHPEDNERNQKLWDRMLNGEIDDFAMEKRFVRKDGTLVWAELTVSLVRDGLPEPYAIGMSQDITVRKRLESELRAAELRSRLLVERVPAVVYISEPGAAGAWHYVSPQIERMLGYTPEEWMGDASLWFSRIHPADREFVLDRTVEIVSSEHGQLNSSTYRLTHQDGRTVWVRDDSVVLRDPSGRVAFHGVIVDVTAEKALEAQLEHQAAHDSLTGLVNRTRFRREVDEAIAALTTRRRRPAVLFVDLDDFKDVNDRFGHTVGDHLLVAVGAALADTVGPGGTAARFGGDEFALLVHDLPEDRVADFTTQVLAAVRSATVEHEGTDVHVDASVGAAVIGPGDTVEQLLRRADAAMYVAKRADDTDPA